AGATCTATTTTCATGGAGGCAATAATAAATGGAAGTGTTGCCGGAAAAAACCTAACAATAAAGTTAAGAATGAATGAGATGATGGATAATTGAATAACCGCAGCCTGAAATCGATAGTGATAAATCTGATCTCCCATCATATAAAGCTAAATGATCATGATCCTTAATTATTGTGGCTATCATATCCACTGATCGTTGAGGGTACGAAACCTTCGCCATGTATTTGTGGGTTTTCAGCTTATCACTATGGATTTGGTTGCGAACGATGTGGGTGCGTTGAAGTCTATCAGCGCTGGCGAACCAACCTCAGGCGTTATCTGCCCGCTCACTGCAGATCCCTGCGTTATGTTCGTTCCGAAAGTGTTCGTCACGTTTATTATCAGCGCAGCAACATCTCCAGTACTGAGTACCGGATACAGCCCAGTCATAGAATGTGACGGATCTGACTCAACCAGTATTCCGAAGTTTGTTGGATCCTTGTGCGCTGCTGAGAGTTCGCCCCAGACAGGCGCTGAGAATATGTTGGCCGATCCCGTGCCCGCTATATCGTAGAATATGCTGGTGTTGTAGACCAGCACCGCGGTCACGCCGCCGACCGACAGCGTTATGGTTGTATTCGATAGATCCACTGAAGACCCGCCGGAGTTAACGGTGACGAATATTGCAAGATAGGAAATGCCACCAGCTTCAGGTGGATTGGCATAGTCATAGCCCAATATCTGGGTTATGACCACGCCCGAAGCTACCTGCTGTATGGTGGTTGTTCCGGTGCTAGATGCCTTCTGCTGCAGGATCCCTGCTGTGTGTATGAGCACGGATGCGGCAACAGCAGCAACTAAGATCATCGCGATAAAGACAATAAGTACGCCTATACCCGATTCTGACTTCGAATCGTCAGTCTGAAATATTTTCTTCAGCTTCTTTAGTGATTTAAGTATGGGCATCTGCTTCACTGTGTACATATGTATGTGAGTGGATCGGTATTTAATGATCCACGATTGAATTGCGAAATTACGCATGGCCATGCACAGGAAAAGAACGTGTATCCTACATATATTGCTACGAAAAAGTGCCTTATCCTAACCTTAGTTGTTAATTTGAAGTACATGTTAAACACCGAGGATAGGAAATTCATAATAGATAGCGTGAAGAAGGGATACAAGGTCACTGAACTCGCCAGGATGTTCAATGTGACGCCGAGAAGGATACAGCAGATCCTGCATGAAAGCGAGCTGCCGGAGAGCTCAAGGGATTCTGAGCTGACCGAAGAGGAGAAAAAATTCATAGATGATCTCTGGGACAAGTACAGGATAGGATCGCGAACGATCTATTACCTGCTCAGGAGCAAGGGCTTCAACGTTTCCTACTACAAGATATACAACTACATGAAGGTGAAGAGGATGGTTCAGATCAAGGAGAACGCGCTAATAGTCAACGGGAAGAAGGCTGAACCGCCGCTCTCCACAGTGCTTCTGGACTATCACCAGAGGAGCTTCAACGATCAGTACGCCATCTTCTGTGTCGACATGACAACAAAGAAGATACTCTCCTATTCCGAATCAATGAAGATAACGAGCGATGTTGTTGCCGCTGTCCTCGACGGACTCAACGTTTCCGGAAAGATAAAGAAGCTCATGATAAGAAGCGGTGTGCTCAGCCTGATATACAATTCTTCCAACCTTGGATATATAGCCAGAAAGAAGGGCATATCGGAGGTCGTAACGGACAAGGGCAGCTCCCGCGTCCACCTTTCGCTGTCGAAGCTGTGGCAGAACTACGACAAGTACAGGTGGACATTCAACAGCCTTGAGGAGTTCGTCAACTGGTACAACGAGAGGCCTGTCACAAGGTTCGAGGACAGGATCGCCTCACCGGACCAGATATTCGAAGAGTATATCAAGAAGTATGATATGAATACTGGAGAGAGTTGAACTGCCTGATAATTGCGGGCGGCATGGGAACCAGGATCGGTGATCCTGAGAAAGCGATCATAGAGATCGGTGGCGAAACCATACTGGAGAGATCTGTGAGATGCCTCAGATGCATATGCGATGCATGGCATGCAATGATAGATCCATCGATGCAGAGGACAAAGAGGATGCTTCGCAGCCTTGGCATAAGCGTCATGGAGAAGGAACGTGGAGGCTACATAGAGGATCTGAATTATGCCCTCGGGATAATCGGGAAATTTCCTATCCTCGTTGCTCCTGGGGATCTCTACATAATCAGATGCCGGGACATTCTTGAGAGAATCAGATACTCCATCACGCTTGACGAGGACGTCATATCCTTTACGGACGACGGAAAGTTCACAGGCCTGTCCCTTTTCAACGATTTCGGCGGTTCATATATCAATGTTGATATTTCTGGATATGCAATGAACGTCAACACGCCTGATGATCTGGAGAAGATCAGGGGTATGGGTAGAACCTGACGCCTTCTTTGGATTCATACCTTCCAAATTTCACGTTGAATACTTCGTACAGTGTCTTTTCGTCGATCACTTTTCTTGGGTCTCCCTGATACAGCACGCTTCCGGCCCGCATCAGTATCACGTTGTCGCATTCATTGTACAGAAAATTTATGTCGTGCGATACTATCACCACGGTTTTTCCCGCCTCTCTGAACCTCCTGATGATGGACATGACCCTCACGGCCTTGTCCACGTCAAGAAATGTCATCGGCTCGTCCAGCAGGATGTACCTGGTGTTCTGATACATGGCCGCTGCGAACATCACTATTCGCTTCTCCCCTCCGCTAAGCGTTGAGAATTCCCTATCGGAGAGATGTCCGATGCCACAGGCCTCAAGGCATTCATCCAGGCCTGGACCTCCATGCACGCGACTGTAGCCTGATAGCTGGACGACGTCCCTGACCGTGAAGTTCATCGGCGTCGGTTGCTCCTGATGAACAACCGAGACCATAGACGCCACCTCTCTGGGCTTCATCTCCAAGACGTTCTTTCCATCTATGTAAACAGCGCCACCGGAAGGTTTCAGGAAACCGTAGATCGCCTTGAGCACCGTAGTCTTGCCGGATCCGTTGAGGCCCCCTATACCGTTTATGGCGTTCTCCATTATGGAAAAAGACACGCCGTTGATCCTGAACGTCTTCCTGTCTATGGAGACCCTGTCTACTTCGATCATGCTTCCTCTTCCAGTTTTATGCTTTCCACATCAACGGAATCATCAACAGTCTCACCGTTGATTATCAGGCTGTAGAGCACCCTGACACCGCCGCGTTCAATGGTTATGGATACGGAGCAGTACTTTCTCAGCGAGAGATGGATGGCCTTCCTTGCCTTCTCAGGATCCACTGGGCCTTCGAATATATAGCGTATGTGCGCGTACCTGAGCAGGCGCGGGTGTTCCTCCCTCTTTTCGCCAGAGACCTCGCACCTGTATGATGAAAATTCCTGGCGCATCTTCCTCAGTATCGATAGGACATCATCACTCGTGCATGATCCCACAGCTAACAGGAGGAGCTCCGTCGGCGCATGCCGCATCTCCTTCTTATCCTGAGAAAAATAGATCCTTACCGTGTCCTTGCCGTCGTCGGAATCGAAACCCTCACCTGGAACGTAATGAAAAGATACCTTCATCAGTGGGCTAAAAAAAATCAATATAAAAGATTATTGTACTTTTTTCACCGAGGACACTATGACCTTCAGCGCGTTTATGAGGCCTGTTATGAAGGCTGAAACATCCGGATCCTTGAGCAGCGCCATCAGTTTGAGAGCTGACAGGGGCTGAGGATTCTTGACTCCTTCGACGAACTCTTCCGCAACGCCTGGCAGGTTGAATGATATCGCCTTGACCAGATCAGCGGTCTTCTCCTCACCAAGGCCGTAAAGAAGCCCCATCATGCTGTTTCCAACCTTGAGCAGCGCCTCCGTGAGTTCCTTCTCCGTGAAGAACTTAGCCAGGAATTCTATATCCGTCGGCGCGTAGTCCTTAGCTATGCCCATGAACACGTCTATTATCCCTGCCTCCTTCATCTTCGAAAGGAGATCCATGAACGCTATTATGGTATCCTTGTTCTCCACCATCTTGTTCAGAAGCGCTTCGATATCGTCCTGATCCTCGGCTGGCTGCATGTTTCCCTGAACCTCTTCCTTCTCCACCATGTCCATCACCTCACGCGACTCCCCTCAGCATGCTGCTGAAGAACGTATCTGCAGACTGCCATTTCAGGAAGTAGTCAAGCTTGCTGTCGAAATTGGCCTTTGGAGGCTTGTTGTAGCTGAAGTAGAGCGTTAAGCCCTTCTCATAACCGGTGACCGTTGTGCATGCCACGTCTCCTTCGTACACTTCATTGTATATGTTTCCTGAGGTTTCTGAAGCTATCCTGTTGGAGAGGTACAGAGCCTCGAAGTGCGCAGTCGCTCCAGCCTTGGATACAGGCAGGTTTGTAGCGTCGCCTATTGCGAACACGTTGTCGTAGTCCTTATAGTTAAGCTTGTATTTATCCACATCGATATATCCGCTGTCATCTGCAAGCCCGGAATCTGTTATGACCTTCTGACCCCTGTGAGGCGGTATCAGCACGAGCAGATCATAATTTATACTCTCGCCCTCAAGGGACTCTATCTTCTTGTTCTTTGGATCGATCGAGTCCACATTGAAGAGCGTGTGGGTTATTATGCCGCGTTCCTCCATCCTCTTACCGACGAAGTCCGCAACATTTGGAATTGTGAAGACGCGGTTGAGCGGGTATATGTAGTGTATCTCGGTTTTGTCCTTAAGACCGTGGAAATTAAGATACTCCTCAAGCAGGAATGTGAATTCGTATGGTGCTGGCGGGCACATTATTGGTATGCTTGCCTGCCCTATCACAACCTTTCCACCCTTGAAGCCCTTTATCTCCTTCTGGAGCTCAAGCGCATGCGGAAGATCGTAGAAGTGCTTTGCACTCTCAGAATAGCCTGGGACATCCTCCGGCGTGAACCTGTCTCCGGTTGCGATTATCAGGTAATCGTAATCTAGATTCCTGCCGCCGGTTGTCTGCACGCTGTGATCTGCAACGTCTATCCTTGATACCGTGTCCCTTATGTAATTCACGCCATAGTTGAAGAGGAACTCGGTGGGTTTCACGCTCTTCTTGTAGTCTATCATGTTGAATGATATGTGCACACCGTCAGGCTTGAAATAGTGATCCTTTGA
This genomic window from Thermoplasma sp. Kam2015 contains:
- a CDS encoding flagellin: MPILKSLKKLKKIFQTDDSKSESGIGVLIVFIAMILVAAVAASVLIHTAGILQQKASSTGTTTIQQVASGVVITQILGYDYANPPEAGGISYLAIFVTVNSGGSSVDLSNTTITLSVGGVTAVLVYNTSIFYDIAGTGSANIFSAPVWGELSAAHKDPTNFGILVESDPSHSMTGLYPVLSTGDVAALIINVTNTFGTNITQGSAVSGQITPEVGSPALIDFNAPTSFATKSIVIS
- a CDS encoding IS481 family transposase; translation: MKYMLNTEDRKFIIDSVKKGYKVTELARMFNVTPRRIQQILHESELPESSRDSELTEEEKKFIDDLWDKYRIGSRTIYYLLRSKGFNVSYYKIYNYMKVKRMVQIKENALIVNGKKAEPPLSTVLLDYHQRSFNDQYAIFCVDMTTKKILSYSESMKITSDVVAAVLDGLNVSGKIKKLMIRSGVLSLIYNSSNLGYIARKKGISEVVTDKGSSRVHLSLSKLWQNYDKYRWTFNSLEEFVNWYNERPVTRFEDRIASPDQIFEEYIKKYDMNTGES
- a CDS encoding NTP transferase domain-containing protein, which codes for MNCLIIAGGMGTRIGDPEKAIIEIGGETILERSVRCLRCICDAWHAMIDPSMQRTKRMLRSLGISVMEKERGGYIEDLNYALGIIGKFPILVAPGDLYIIRCRDILERIRYSITLDEDVISFTDDGKFTGLSLFNDFGGSYINVDISGYAMNVNTPDDLEKIRGMGRT
- a CDS encoding ABC transporter ATP-binding protein, whose product is MIEVDRVSIDRKTFRINGVSFSIMENAINGIGGLNGSGKTTVLKAIYGFLKPSGGAVYIDGKNVLEMKPREVASMVSVVHQEQPTPMNFTVRDVVQLSGYSRVHGGPGLDECLEACGIGHLSDREFSTLSGGEKRIVMFAAAMYQNTRYILLDEPMTFLDVDKAVRVMSIIRRFREAGKTVVIVSHDINFLYNECDNVILMRAGSVLYQGDPRKVIDEKTLYEVFNVKFGRYESKEGVRFYPYP
- a CDS encoding OsmC family protein; translated protein: MKVSFHYVPGEGFDSDDGKDTVRIYFSQDKKEMRHAPTELLLLAVGSCTSDDVLSILRKMRQEFSSYRCEVSGEKREEHPRLLRYAHIRYIFEGPVDPEKARKAIHLSLRKYCSVSITIERGGVRVLYSLIINGETVDDSVDVESIKLEEEA
- a CDS encoding DUF1641 domain-containing protein, whose protein sequence is MVEKEEVQGNMQPAEDQDDIEALLNKMVENKDTIIAFMDLLSKMKEAGIIDVFMGIAKDYAPTDIEFLAKFFTEKELTEALLKVGNSMMGLLYGLGEEKTADLVKAISFNLPGVAEEFVEGVKNPQPLSALKLMALLKDPDVSAFITGLINALKVIVSSVKKVQ
- a CDS encoding NAD(P)/FAD-dependent oxidoreductase, which codes for MVSRVLIVGDGDAGTIMANKLRFHTDRRDVDITVVGNSKDHYFKPDGVHISFNMIDYKKSVKPTEFLFNYGVNYIRDTVSRIDVADHSVQTTGGRNLDYDYLIIATGDRFTPEDVPGYSESAKHFYDLPHALELQKEIKGFKGGKVVIGQASIPIMCPPAPYEFTFLLEEYLNFHGLKDKTEIHYIYPLNRVFTIPNVADFVGKRMEERGIITHTLFNVDSIDPKNKKIESLEGESINYDLLVLIPPHRGQKVITDSGLADDSGYIDVDKYKLNYKDYDNVFAIGDATNLPVSKAGATAHFEALYLSNRIASETSGNIYNEVYEGDVACTTVTGYEKGLTLYFSYNKPPKANFDSKLDYFLKWQSADTFFSSMLRGVA